In one window of Kitasatospora sp. MMS16-BH015 DNA:
- a CDS encoding amino acid--tRNA ligase-related protein produces the protein MPPLVYAPEKITAPGTFAANEPGAFLAALRSPWYALIAELHDTVLSTTVNYGASRGLRSLYLPLTTRTITCPSGLGSDTRPVPVTVNGVDTYLPDSMQFLLEWGCQVSPGGGYTIMPSFRDEVPDKTHLGQFTHSEAELPGGLDDLIRYVEGYVKALAATILDRHGEQLARSRGDISHLERMVAAGGFSRLTFDEAVDVLADEPGCISDQGKGRNLTRKGERLLMSRISEFLWVTHFDHLTVPFYQAFGDSEGRTARNADLLFGMGEVVGSGERHTHGAEVRKALAMHDVPENEYAWYVQMKDEMPLRTSGFGMGVERFLMWVLNHDDIRDMSLVSRVDEPASWPAAVLRP, from the coding sequence ATGCCCCCCCTTGTCTACGCCCCCGAGAAGATCACCGCCCCCGGCACCTTCGCCGCCAACGAGCCCGGCGCGTTCCTCGCGGCGCTGCGCTCGCCCTGGTACGCGCTGATCGCCGAGCTGCACGACACCGTGCTGTCGACCACCGTCAACTACGGCGCCTCGCGCGGCCTGCGGTCGCTCTACCTGCCGCTGACCACGCGCACCATCACCTGCCCCTCGGGCCTGGGCAGCGACACCCGCCCGGTGCCCGTCACCGTCAACGGGGTGGACACCTACCTGCCGGACTCCATGCAGTTCCTGCTCGAGTGGGGCTGCCAGGTCAGCCCGGGCGGCGGCTACACCATCATGCCCTCGTTCCGCGACGAGGTCCCCGACAAGACCCACCTGGGCCAGTTCACCCACAGCGAGGCCGAACTGCCCGGTGGCCTCGACGACCTGATCCGCTACGTGGAGGGCTACGTCAAGGCGCTGGCCGCGACCATCCTGGACCGGCACGGCGAGCAGCTGGCCCGCAGCCGCGGCGACATCTCGCACCTGGAGCGGATGGTGGCCGCCGGCGGCTTCTCCCGCCTCACCTTCGACGAGGCCGTGGACGTGCTGGCCGACGAGCCCGGCTGCATCAGCGACCAGGGCAAGGGCCGCAACCTGACCCGCAAGGGCGAGCGGCTGCTGATGTCCCGGATCAGCGAATTCCTCTGGGTGACCCACTTCGACCACCTGACCGTGCCCTTCTACCAGGCCTTCGGCGACAGCGAGGGCCGCACCGCGCGCAACGCCGACCTGCTGTTCGGGATGGGCGAGGTGGTCGGCTCCGGCGAGCGGCACACCCACGGCGCCGAGGTCCGCAAGGCCCTGGCCATGCACGACGTGCCGGAGAACGAGTACGCCTGGTACGTCCAGATGAAGGACGAGATGCCGCTGCGCACCAGCGGGTTCGGCATGGGCGTCGAGCGCTTCCTGATGTGGGTGCTGAACCACGACGACATCCGCGACATGTCGCTGGTCTCCCGCGTCGACGAGCCGGCCTCCTGGCCCGCGGCCGTGCTGCGCCCCTGA
- a CDS encoding thioesterase II family protein, which produces MSSQPLPLLCLPFAGAGAGFYRPWQQQAPAGLQPVPLQLPGREELVAEEPHREVAAAVRALLPEAVAAVRGHHRVAVFGHSLGAALAFELTRALEERTEIEVVELFVSGSPAPHLGRSGHSADLDDDAFLAQVEVLAGYRHPAFDSAEFRELMLPGLRADVAMHEAYRPLAAGPVEAPVTCLLADQDTLVDEQDARAWESATTGGFRYVTMPGGHMYLTTEAGRILDLIADVCAGPAAVGREA; this is translated from the coding sequence ATGAGCTCCCAACCGCTGCCCCTGCTCTGCCTGCCCTTCGCGGGCGCCGGGGCCGGCTTCTACCGGCCCTGGCAGCAGCAGGCCCCCGCCGGGCTGCAGCCGGTGCCCCTCCAACTGCCCGGCCGCGAGGAGCTGGTCGCCGAGGAGCCGCACCGGGAGGTGGCGGCGGCCGTCCGCGCGCTGCTCCCCGAGGCGGTGGCGGCGGTGCGGGGCCACCACCGGGTGGCCGTGTTCGGCCACAGCCTGGGCGCCGCGCTGGCCTTCGAGCTGACCCGGGCGCTGGAGGAGCGGACCGAGATCGAGGTCGTGGAGCTGTTCGTCAGCGGCTCCCCCGCCCCGCACCTGGGGCGGTCCGGGCACTCCGCCGACCTGGACGACGACGCCTTCCTCGCCCAGGTCGAGGTGCTGGCCGGGTACCGGCACCCCGCCTTCGACTCCGCCGAGTTCCGGGAGCTGATGCTGCCCGGGCTGCGGGCGGACGTGGCCATGCACGAGGCCTACCGGCCGCTGGCGGCCGGGCCGGTCGAGGCCCCCGTCACCTGCCTGCTCGCCGACCAGGACACCCTGGTCGACGAGCAGGACGCGCGGGCTTGGGAGAGCGCCACCACGGGCGGCTTCCGGTACGTCACCATGCCCGGCGGGCACATGTACCTCACCACCGAGGCCGGGCGGATCCTCGACCTGATCGCGGACGTCTGCGCCGGTCCGGCCGCCGTCGGCCGGGAGGCCTGA
- a CDS encoding SDR family oxidoreductase, with the protein MSRLQGKTVLVTGAGRGLGRICAVRCAEQGADLVLLDIAADRPGVPYPLASADQLERTAALCREAGAATLTVAADVSSSEQVAGAVEAALARYGRIDVLVNNAGIAAPSGRAVHEITDDEWQLMLDVDLSGAWRMIRAVAPGMLARRSGSIVNIASTAGLVGYRHFAAYVAAKHALVGLTKAAALDFAPLRVRVNAVCPGSVRDATHVEGRMLTEIARCLDVDVRDHEEAFVTQQPMNSLVEPDDVAGAVLWLAGEESRQVTGTTVTVDGGFTAR; encoded by the coding sequence GTGTCGCGCCTGCAGGGCAAGACGGTCCTGGTGACCGGCGCCGGCCGCGGGCTGGGCCGGATCTGCGCCGTGCGCTGCGCCGAGCAGGGCGCCGACCTGGTGCTGCTGGACATCGCCGCCGACCGCCCCGGCGTCCCCTACCCGCTGGCCAGCGCCGACCAGTTGGAGCGCACCGCGGCCCTGTGCCGGGAGGCGGGCGCCGCCACCCTGACCGTGGCGGCCGACGTCAGCAGCTCCGAGCAGGTCGCCGGGGCGGTCGAGGCCGCCCTGGCCCGGTACGGCCGGATCGACGTGCTGGTCAACAACGCCGGCATCGCCGCGCCCTCGGGGCGGGCCGTGCACGAGATCACCGACGACGAGTGGCAGCTGATGCTCGACGTCGACCTCTCCGGGGCCTGGCGCATGATCCGCGCCGTGGCCCCCGGCATGCTGGCCCGGCGCAGCGGCAGCATCGTCAACATCGCCTCCACGGCGGGGCTGGTGGGCTACCGCCACTTCGCCGCGTACGTCGCCGCCAAGCACGCCCTGGTGGGGCTCACCAAGGCGGCAGCCCTGGATTTCGCGCCCCTGCGGGTCCGGGTCAACGCGGTCTGCCCGGGGTCGGTGCGCGACGCCACGCACGTGGAGGGGCGGATGCTCACCGAGATCGCCCGCTGCCTGGACGTGGACGTGCGCGATCACGAGGAGGCGTTCGTGACCCAGCAGCCGATGAACTCGCTGGTGGAGCCGGACGACGTCGCGGGGGCCGTGCTGTGGCTGGCCGGCGAGGAGTCGCGCCAGGTCACCGGCACCACGGTGACCGTCGACGGGGGGTTCACCGCACGATGA
- a CDS encoding amino acid adenylation domain-containing protein translates to MTQQPTPTTGAPTIPGPWATHSLVLRLTEADRIRAAAAGVGRAAPAAGFHTQAVHAPADSALADGLCRRELARPLGPAGPGLRVVLLRYSDGQADLVVLACRQVLDHRGLRALAGALAAPDGAALALAMPDGEALTLVTPDGGALALTAPDGGALAPAPDRAGANGWTPAAAPGWGLAEDRAPAPSAAAPAGHTPLPEEVVVAAAAVVLSRYERADQVRFAVLTAAAGERSGDTLRLLSLDLDAQAPLTDLLASARAALAAPATAAGGALPALALALSPRRPGEEYAPLAPGAVPLLLAWHRSATGLSFARHDHAPTVHPAVAEAFARRLLHVAAQLTQRPAGRRLEDLTLLDEAGTAEVLALTRPAAPVPLPVASLPAAVAGHAAATPEAVAVGDGRRSLTYRELDRRATAWARVLADRGAGPGTYVGVCMKRTTDLVVALLAVLKTGAAYVPLDVQAPDDRLRYIAEDAGLGLVLTSLSTFPAGPGTALLTPAELDAAAPSPAALPEVRPEHTAYVIYTSGTTGRPKGVAVTHGSVLALIGATAEELALGPADVWTFFHSVAFDFSVWEIWGCLLTAGRLVVVPYLTSREPEEFYALLLRERVTVLSQTPSAFAGLLETDLGARGTHGAVVAPRLVVFGGEALDPRMLGAWFRRHPDSHCRMVNMYGITETTVHVTARVLTSWDLDARPHCVGHPLAGWSVSVRDGLGRPLPPGAVGEITVGGPGLAREYLNQPELTSRRFVEDPFTGERLYRSGDLGRLRLDGAVDHLGRLDEQVKIRGFRIELGEIRSVLLAAPHVADAAVVVEGEGEARHLVAYLVPAAGGTTADARRHCAGFLPDYMVPAELVALPAIPLTINGKLDRAALAAARAAQRPAAPAGTGTGSADGSMAALWSRVLGTALGPDDHFFEVGGNSLSAVRLISALREAGHGQVGLRDLYRHPTPAALAARLGG, encoded by the coding sequence ATGACCCAGCAGCCCACGCCCACCACCGGGGCGCCGACCATCCCGGGCCCCTGGGCCACCCACAGCCTGGTGCTGCGGCTGACGGAGGCCGACCGGATCCGTGCCGCCGCGGCCGGCGTGGGGCGGGCGGCCCCGGCGGCCGGCTTCCACACCCAGGCCGTCCACGCCCCCGCCGACTCCGCCCTGGCGGACGGCCTGTGCCGGCGGGAGCTCGCCCGCCCGCTCGGCCCGGCCGGGCCGGGCCTGCGGGTGGTGCTGCTCCGGTACTCCGACGGGCAGGCCGACCTGGTGGTGCTGGCGTGCCGTCAGGTGCTGGACCACCGGGGCCTGCGCGCACTGGCCGGGGCCCTGGCCGCTCCGGACGGCGCGGCCCTCGCCCTGGCCATGCCGGACGGCGAGGCCCTCACCCTGGTCACCCCGGACGGCGGGGCGCTGGCCCTGACCGCCCCGGACGGCGGAGCCCTCGCCCCGGCGCCCGACCGGGCCGGGGCCAACGGCTGGACGCCCGCCGCCGCACCGGGCTGGGGCCTGGCCGAGGACCGGGCGCCCGCGCCTTCGGCCGCCGCCCCGGCCGGCCACACCCCCCTCCCCGAGGAGGTCGTGGTCGCGGCGGCCGCCGTCGTGCTCTCCCGCTACGAACGCGCCGACCAGGTGCGGTTCGCCGTGCTGACCGCCGCCGCCGGGGAGCGGTCCGGGGACACCCTCCGGCTGCTCTCGCTCGACCTCGACGCCCAGGCGCCCCTCACCGACCTGCTCGCCTCGGCCCGGGCGGCGCTGGCCGCCCCGGCCACGGCGGCCGGCGGCGCCCTCCCGGCCCTCGCCCTCGCGCTGAGCCCGCGCCGCCCGGGCGAGGAGTACGCGCCGCTGGCCCCCGGCGCCGTCCCGCTGCTGCTGGCCTGGCACCGGTCCGCCACCGGGCTCTCCTTCGCCCGCCACGACCACGCCCCCACCGTCCACCCCGCCGTGGCCGAGGCCTTCGCGCGCCGACTGCTCCACGTGGCGGCCCAGCTGACGCAGCGCCCGGCCGGCCGCCGGCTCGAGGACCTCACCCTGCTGGACGAGGCCGGCACCGCCGAGGTGCTCGCCCTCACCCGCCCTGCGGCGCCCGTCCCGCTGCCGGTGGCCTCGCTGCCCGCCGCCGTCGCGGGCCACGCCGCCGCCACCCCGGAGGCGGTCGCGGTGGGCGACGGCCGCCGCTCCCTGACCTACCGCGAGCTGGACCGGCGCGCCACCGCCTGGGCCCGGGTGCTCGCCGACCGGGGAGCGGGGCCCGGCACGTACGTGGGCGTCTGCATGAAGCGCACCACCGACCTGGTGGTGGCCCTGCTGGCGGTGCTGAAGACCGGCGCCGCGTACGTCCCGCTGGACGTGCAGGCCCCCGACGACCGGCTGCGGTACATCGCCGAGGACGCGGGCCTGGGCCTGGTGCTCACCTCGCTCTCCACCTTCCCGGCCGGCCCCGGCACCGCGCTGCTGACCCCGGCCGAACTGGACGCGGCCGCCCCCTCCCCGGCAGCCCTGCCGGAGGTCCGGCCCGAGCACACCGCGTACGTCATCTACACCTCCGGCACCACCGGGCGCCCCAAGGGCGTGGCCGTCACGCACGGCAGCGTGCTGGCCCTGATCGGCGCCACCGCCGAGGAGCTGGCCCTGGGGCCGGCGGACGTCTGGACCTTCTTCCACTCCGTCGCCTTCGACTTCTCGGTCTGGGAGATCTGGGGCTGCCTGCTGACGGCGGGCCGCCTGGTCGTCGTCCCCTACCTGACCTCCCGGGAGCCGGAGGAGTTCTACGCGCTGCTGCTGCGCGAGCGGGTCACGGTGCTGAGCCAGACGCCCTCCGCCTTCGCCGGCCTGCTGGAGACCGACCTCGGCGCCCGGGGCACCCACGGCGCGGTGGTCGCCCCGCGGCTGGTCGTGTTCGGCGGCGAGGCGCTGGACCCGCGGATGCTGGGCGCCTGGTTCCGCCGCCACCCCGACAGCCACTGCCGCATGGTCAACATGTACGGCATCACCGAGACCACCGTGCACGTCACGGCCCGCGTCCTCACCTCCTGGGACCTGGACGCGCGCCCGCACTGCGTCGGGCACCCGCTGGCCGGCTGGTCGGTCTCCGTCCGCGACGGCCTCGGCCGGCCGCTGCCCCCGGGCGCGGTCGGGGAGATCACCGTCGGCGGCCCCGGCCTCGCCCGGGAGTACCTCAACCAGCCCGAGCTGACGAGCCGTCGTTTCGTCGAGGACCCGTTCACCGGCGAGCGCCTCTACCGCAGCGGCGACCTGGGCCGGCTGCGGCTGGACGGCGCCGTGGACCACCTGGGCCGGCTCGACGAGCAGGTCAAGATCCGCGGCTTCCGGATCGAGCTGGGCGAGATCCGGTCGGTGCTGCTGGCCGCCCCGCACGTGGCCGACGCGGCCGTGGTGGTGGAGGGCGAGGGCGAGGCCCGGCACCTGGTGGCCTACCTGGTACCGGCCGCCGGCGGCACCACCGCCGACGCCCGGCGCCACTGCGCCGGCTTCCTGCCCGACTACATGGTGCCCGCCGAGCTGGTCGCCCTTCCGGCGATCCCGCTCACCATCAACGGCAAGCTCGACCGCGCGGCGCTCGCCGCCGCCCGGGCCGCGCAGCGCCCCGCCGCACCGGCCGGCACCGGCACCGGCTCGGCCGACGGCTCGATGGCGGCGCTGTGGAGCCGGGTGCTCGGCACGGCCCTGGGCCCGGACGACCACTTCTTCGAGGTGGGCGGCAACTCGCTGTCGGCCGTCCGGCTGATCAGCGCCCTGCGCGAGGCCGGCCACGGCCAGGTCGGCCTGCGCGACCTCTACCGGCACCCCACCCCCGCCGCCCTGGCGGCCCGGCTCGGCGGCTAG
- a CDS encoding sugar phosphate isomerase/epimerase family protein has protein sequence MNSTEFLPYVTGVAAQRYLRAEEGLVAARDEGCSHWYIDASILSDMPHNWSAQRRKELAAAAADQGMAPLLHGNFRAPLATEIPELQVASLEYVRREIDLAEDLGATALIIHGGVFVEPRPTKAHRDAALERFLDLLAVTVREAEQRGVAVWLENLSYYPKYRPFSYVFTRETDFAAALEAIPELKFILDIGHANVNQELAQPALAKYASSIAALSLSNNAGDQDAHLALDEGTLSMEEITRLIKAADWRGLIAFETRNASVQLGLDYLTSLWNSDALLPV, from the coding sequence TTGAACTCCACTGAATTCCTGCCCTATGTCACCGGCGTAGCCGCTCAGCGCTACCTCCGGGCCGAAGAGGGGCTGGTCGCCGCGCGCGACGAAGGGTGCAGCCACTGGTACATCGACGCGAGCATCCTGTCGGACATGCCGCACAACTGGTCCGCGCAGCGCCGCAAGGAGCTCGCCGCCGCGGCCGCCGACCAGGGCATGGCCCCCCTGCTGCACGGCAACTTCCGGGCCCCGCTGGCCACCGAGATCCCCGAGCTGCAGGTGGCCTCCCTGGAGTACGTGCGCCGGGAGATCGACCTGGCCGAGGACCTCGGCGCCACCGCTCTGATCATCCACGGCGGTGTGTTCGTGGAGCCGAGGCCGACGAAGGCGCACCGCGACGCCGCGTTGGAGCGGTTCCTCGACCTGCTCGCCGTGACGGTCCGCGAGGCCGAGCAGCGAGGGGTGGCCGTCTGGCTGGAGAACCTCTCGTACTACCCGAAGTACCGTCCGTTCTCCTACGTCTTCACCCGGGAGACCGACTTCGCCGCGGCGCTGGAGGCCATCCCCGAGCTGAAGTTCATCCTGGACATCGGCCACGCGAACGTGAACCAGGAGCTGGCGCAGCCCGCCCTGGCCAAGTACGCCTCCTCGATCGCGGCGCTCTCGCTGAGCAACAACGCCGGTGACCAGGACGCGCACCTCGCGCTCGACGAGGGCACGCTGTCGATGGAGGAGATCACCCGGCTGATCAAGGCCGCCGACTGGCGCGGCCTGATCGCCTTCGAGACGCGCAACGCCAGCGTGCAGCTCGGTCTCGACTACCTCACCAGCCTGTGGAACAGCGACGCGCTGCTGCCGGTCTGA
- a CDS encoding MbtH family protein → MANVFDDSRGRFLVLANTAGQYSLWPATVAAPAGWARVYGEADREACLAHVREHWTDLRPHA, encoded by the coding sequence ATGGCGAACGTGTTCGATGATTCCCGGGGCCGGTTTCTGGTGCTCGCCAATACGGCCGGCCAGTATTCGCTCTGGCCGGCCACCGTGGCTGCCCCGGCCGGCTGGGCGCGGGTGTACGGCGAGGCCGACCGCGAGGCGTGCCTGGCGCACGTCCGGGAGCACTGGACGGACCTGCGCCCGCACGCCTGA